The following proteins are co-located in the Planococcus plakortidis genome:
- a CDS encoding YkyB family protein: MSSKTKDSEIAQAIFTVNRHAKTAPDNQFLYALKKQALNLMIEQKRAQKLGLHFSKNPRKSQQQSSVLVKCGNYYFHMLPKKEDFHSLEHFGDLDESYRNPPSRMNLKHAKELLQNYTGLEAPEKKPGISAFSKRYEPKEANRFYSPKKSYFD, from the coding sequence ATGTCCTCAAAGACGAAAGATTCGGAAATCGCGCAAGCTATCTTCACTGTCAACCGCCATGCCAAGACCGCTCCCGACAATCAATTTCTTTATGCATTGAAAAAGCAGGCATTGAATCTCATGATCGAACAAAAACGGGCCCAAAAACTCGGCCTGCACTTCAGTAAAAACCCCCGAAAAAGCCAACAACAATCATCCGTCCTCGTGAAATGCGGCAATTATTATTTCCACATGCTCCCCAAGAAGGAAGATTTCCATTCACTTGAACATTTCGGCGACCTGGATGAATCCTATCGCAACCCGCCGAGCCGCATGAACTTAAAACATGCAAAAGAACTGCTTCAAAATTACACCGGGCTGGAGGCACCCGAAAAGAAGCCGGGTATATCAGCTTTTTCCAAACGCTACGAACCGAAAGAAGCCAACCGCTTCTATTCGCCCAAAAAATCCTATTTCGATTGA
- a CDS encoding NAD(P)-dependent oxidoreductase has translation MKIGFIGTGVMGNSIAGHLVEGGHELSVFTRTRAKAEELLEKGVAWKDNPRELAESAEVVFTMVGYPSDVKEIYFGENGLLANAAKGTVLIDLTTSQPKLALEIAEAARANGLHALDAPVSGGDVGARNAVLSIMVGGEEPIFNEMLPLFRLFGSNIILQGPAGSGQHTKMCNQINIANNMLGVCESLIYAKKAGLDPENVLRSISAGAAGSWSLSNLAPKMIEGDFRPGFYIKHFIKDMKIAVEESERWGLDLPGLKLSLGIYEELERAGDGELGTQALIRHFDFAEK, from the coding sequence ATGAAAATTGGATTTATCGGGACCGGGGTCATGGGCAATAGCATCGCAGGCCATTTAGTGGAAGGGGGGCATGAGTTGTCCGTCTTCACAAGAACCCGTGCAAAAGCAGAAGAGCTGCTGGAAAAAGGGGTAGCCTGGAAAGACAATCCGCGTGAATTGGCTGAATCTGCGGAGGTAGTCTTTACGATGGTCGGTTATCCGTCGGACGTGAAAGAAATCTATTTTGGCGAAAACGGATTGCTGGCGAATGCCGCCAAAGGCACAGTGCTAATCGATCTGACCACTTCCCAGCCGAAACTGGCACTGGAAATTGCAGAAGCTGCAAGGGCAAATGGTTTGCATGCTCTGGATGCCCCGGTATCTGGAGGGGATGTAGGGGCGAGAAATGCCGTGCTGTCCATAATGGTGGGCGGCGAAGAACCCATTTTCAATGAAATGCTTCCGCTGTTCCGTTTGTTTGGGAGCAATATCATTCTCCAGGGGCCTGCTGGTTCAGGCCAGCATACAAAGATGTGCAACCAGATTAACATCGCCAATAATATGCTGGGTGTCTGCGAATCACTCATCTACGCAAAAAAGGCGGGACTGGACCCAGAGAACGTATTGCGTTCCATTTCAGCTGGCGCAGCCGGTTCCTGGTCGCTATCGAATTTGGCTCCCAAGATGATCGAAGGCGATTTCCGCCCAGGATTTTATATCAAGCATTTCATCAAGGACATGAAAATAGCGGTGGAAGAATCCGAGCGATGGGGCCTGGACCTTCCGGGGCTGAAATTATCGCTCGGCATCTACGAGGAATTGGAACGTGCGGGGGATGGGGAGCTTGGCACACAAGCATTGATCCGCCATTTTGATTTCGCGGAAAAATAG